A segment of the Bordetella flabilis genome:
TAGTTATCGACGAAGTCGCTGACGACCTTGACGCCGGCCACCTGCAGCGGCTCGATATAGCCGCGCAGTACGTTGAAGTGTCCCTTGGCGGAGGACTCGGGAATCAGATGCACCCGAGGCTCGATGACCGTCTTGCCCAGGCCTTGCGCGCGCAGGGCGCTTTCGACGGCTGCCAGGATTTCGGCGTCGGTGATGCCCAGCGCCTTGATGTCCGGGCCATTGAGATAAGTAATGTCGATGGACTGCATAGCGGACTCCGCGTTCATTGAATGGGTTTGATGCCGGCTGTCTTGACGATGTCCGCCCACTTGCGGCTCTCGTCGCGGATCATCGTGGCGAATGCCTCGGTGGTGGTATCGGCCGGTTCCACGCCCAGGTCTTCGAATTTCTTGCGCACCGCGTCCTGCTTGAGCACGGTGTTGATGTCCTGCTGCAGTTTGCTCAGGATGTCCTTTGGCGTCTTGGCCGGCGCGACGATGCCGTACCACGATGTCACGTCGAAGCCGGGATAGCCGCTTTCGGCCACGGTGGGTACGTCGGGGAGTTGCGGCAGGCGCCGGGGCCCGGCCACGGCCAGCGCGCGCAGCTTGCCGCTGCGTATGAAGGGCAGCACGGTGGATACGCCGGCGAACATCATGTCGACGTTGCCCGCCACCACATCGGTGACGGCCGGCGCCATGCCGTTGTAAGGGATGTGCATGAGGCTGACGTCGGCGGACTGGTTCAGCAGTTCGCCGGCCAGGTGCGCGCCCGTGCCCGCGCCCGGCGATGCGTAGTTGAGCTTGCCCGGCTTGCTCTTGGCATAGGCGACGAACTCCTTGAAGTCCCGCGCCGGCACGGCGGGATTGACCACGAGGATATTGGGGGAGGTGGCCACCAGTGTCACGGGCGCGAAGTCGCGTGCCGTATCGAAAGTCAGGTTGGTATAGAGCAGCGGGTTGACGGTGAGATTGCCCGCCGGCGCCAGGCCCAGGGTGTAGCCATCGGCGGGGGCGCGCGCGACCTGCGCCATCCCCAGGTTGCCGGAGGCTCCCGGCCGGTTCTCGATGACGACGGGCACGCCCCACATTTCATTGAGCTTTTGCCCCACGATGCGCGGCAGCGCATCGGCCACGCCACCGGCGCCGAAGGGCACGATGACCGTGATGGGCTTGGAGGGATAGGTCGTGTCGGCGGCGCGGGCCGGTGCCGACGTGGACAGGACCGCGGCGGCCGCGGCGGCCATGGCAAGACGGATGCTCAGAGACGGTTTCATGGAATTCCCCTTGTATGTGTCTACTGCTGCTGCTGACGCCGCGCAATGCGGCGGATCCGGAAAGGTGTCAGAACCGCCCCTGCGCGCGTTCTCTGCGCGCGCTCGGGTGGCTGGTCCTGGGAGGGCGGCCTGGAAGCGTTGGGCGGGCCCTATGCGTTCGAGCTGTGCGGCGCGTCGAGCATCGGCAGGTCCAGGCCGGCATCGCGGGCGCAGCGCACCGCCTGTTCATAGCCGGCGTCCGCATGGCGCATCACGCCGGTAGCCGGGTCGTTGTGCAGCACGCGGCCGATGCGGCGCGCGGCTTCGTCGGTGCCGTCGCACACGATGACCACGCCGGCATGCTGCGAAAAACCCATGCCCACGCCACCGCCGTGGTGCAGCGATACCCAGGTTGCACCCCCCGCCGTATTCAGCAGCGCGTTCAACAAAGGCCAGTCCGATACGGCATCGGAGCCGTCGCGCATGGATTCGGTTTCGCGGTTGGGGCTGGCTACCGAGCCCGAGTCCAGGTGGTCGCGCCCGATGACGATCGGCGCGCTCAATTCGCCGGTGCGCACCATTTCGTTGAAGGCCAGGCCCAGCCTGGCCCGGTCGCGCACGCCTACCCAGCAGATGCGTGCCGGCAAGCCCTGGAAGGCGATGCGTTCGCGCGCCATGTCGAGCCAGTTGTGCAGGTGCTTGTCATCCGGGATCAGTTCCTTGACCTTGGCGTCCGTCTTGTAGATATCTTCCGGATCTCCGGACAGGGCGACCCAGCGGAACGGCCCGATACCCTCGCAGAACAATGGCCGGATGTAGGCCGGCACGAAGCCCGGAAAGTCGAAGGCGTTCTCGACACCCATCTCCAGGGCCATCTGGCGGATGTTGTTGCCGTAGTCCAGCGTGGCGGCGCCACGCTGCTGCAAGGCCAGCATGGCGCGGACGTGGCCGGCCATCGACTGCTTCGCGGCGAGGATTACGCCGGCCGGATCGGACACCCGGCGCGCCTGCCATTCCTCCATGGTCCAGCCTTGCGGCAGATATCCGTTGAGCGGATCGTGCGCCGACGTCTGGTCGGTCACGCAATCCGGCGTGATGCCGCGTTCCACGAGTTCCGCCAGCACGTCCGCGGCATTGCCCAGCAGGCCGATGGATACAGGCCGTCCCTCCGCACGCGATCGTTCCAGCCGTTGCAGCGCCTCGTCCAGCGAGTTCGCCTTGACGTCGATGTACCGCGTGCGCAGCCGGAAGTCGATGCGGGATTCGTCGCATTCCACCGCGATCATGCTGAACCCCGCCATGGTGGCGGCCAGCGGTTGCGCGCCGCCCATGCCGCCCAATCCCGCCGTGAGGATCCAACGTCCCTTGGGATCGCCACCGAAATGACGATCGGCCACCGAGAAAAAGGTCTCGTAGGTGCCCTGCACGATGCCCTGCGAGCCGATGTAGATCCAGCTGCCGGCCGTCATCTGGCCGTACATCATCAGGCCCTTGCGGTCGAGCTCGTGGAAATGTTCCCAGGTCGCCCAGTGCGGCACCAGATTGGAATTGGCCAGCAGCACGCGCGGGGCGTCGGCATGCGTCCTGAAGACGCCCACCGGTTTGCCGGACTGGATCAACAGGGTTTCATCGGCCTCCAGCCGCCGCAGCACCTCGAGAATCCTATCGTACGAAGGCCAGTCGCGCGCGGCGCGACCGATGCCGCCGTAGACCACGAGTTGCTCCGGATGCTCGGCGACTTCCGGGTCCAGGTTGTTCTGGATCATGCGGTAGGCGGCTTCGATCAGCCAGTTCTTGCAGGTCAGCGTGCTGCCACGAGGGGCGCGGATGGCGCGCGACGGGTCGAGGCGGGAAGAAGGCGATGAAGTCATGATGCGGAATCTCCAGAAGACTTGGCGGGAGCGGGGCGCGCGGGTACGGTGGCGTGGCCGCTGAGGCGGTAGCGGTCGCCGGGATGGATCAGGCGGGCGAAGGTCACGACGTCCGGGCCGGCCCAGGTGCGTCGCAGCACCTGCAGGCAGGCCTGCGGGGTATTCAGGCCCAGCCATTGGGCGACGCGCGCATCGGGCAGGATGGCCTCGATGGTGTGCTCGACGGCGGTCAGGGGCGCGACGCGGCTCAGGTAGGCGTTCGGCGTTTCGGCGCTGAAGTCCTGCGCCATGTAGTCAGGGGCCGTGCGCGGGTTCACATAGCGGTCCTCCAACTGCACCGGCACGTCGTTGTCCAGATGCAGGATCAGCGAGTGATAGACGGACTTGTCCATGCCCAGTTCCAGGGACGCGGCGATCGTGTCGGGCGCGGTGGTGCGTTCCAGGCGCAGCACCCGGGCGGCGTAGCGATGGCCGCGCTGCGCGATTTCCTCGGCGATGTTGCGGACCTCCAGCACGGGCAGGGTGGCCTTTTGTTCGGCCACGAACGTGCCCAGCCCCTGGCTGCGGACCAGGACGCCTTCCTGGGTCAGTTCCAGGATGGCGCGGCGCGCGGTCATGCGCGAGACTTCGAACTGGGCGGCAAGCTGGTTCTCCGACGGCACCTGTTCGTTCACCGCCCAGCGTCCCGCGCCGATCTGCTGCACGATGTGCTGCTTGATGCGGACGTAGGGCGGAAGCGGCAGCGCGCGCTGGGGGGTGGCCATGGTTTCCATTCGCCGGCGTGGGGCCGGAATAGTTGTGTATGGCAGAAATCTAGCTTGAATATACAAGTATAGTCAAGTACATTGCGTACCTCGGACCTCGATACTCAGGGATACCCCCATGACCCACGGCGCGCACGGTTTGGACGGCGGTATTTGGATACGCAATGCCAGGGTGGCCAGCTTCGACCCGTCCTGCGACGGGCCGTATGGCGTCCGGCAGGACGCCGACGCGCTCGCGGTGCGGGACGGCCGCATTACGTGGATCGGCCGCGATCGCGACGCACCCGCCGACGTTCGCGCATTGCCTGCGCTGGACGCCCATGGGCAATGGATCACGCCGGGACTGATCGATTGCCATACCCATCTGGTCTATGCGGGATCGCGAGCGCGCGAATTCGAGATGCGGCTGAATGGCGCCTCGTATGAGGACATCGCGCGGGCCGGCGGCGGCATTGTCTCGACGGTGCGCGCCACGCGCCAGGCCGGGGAGGCCGGTCTCGTGGAACAGGCCCTGCCGCGGCTGCGGGCGCTCATGCTGGAAGGGGTCACCACGGTGGAGATCAAGTCCGGCTATGGGCTGGACATGGACACGGAACTGGCCATGCTGCGCGCGGCGCGCACGCTGGAGCGGACGGTCCCCGTGACGGTACGCACGACGTTCCTGGCGGCCCATGCCGTGCCCCCCGAATACAGCGGCCGCGCCGACGCCTATATCGATTTCGTGTGTACGCAGGTACTGCCCGCCGCGGTGCGGCTGGGCCTGGTGGACGCGGTCGACGTTTTCCACGAGAACATCGGCTTCGACGCGGCCCAGGCCGAACGCATGCTGCAGGCCGCGGCCGCCTTCGGGCTGCCGGTCAAGCTGCACGCCGAGCAATTGAGCCTGTGCGGCGCCACCGCGCTGGGCGCCCGCTACCGGGCGATGTCCACGGATCACCTTGAACACCTCGATGAGGCGGGCGTGCAGGCCATGGCCGAGGCAGGCACGGTCGCCGTGTTGCTGCCGGGTGCGTTCTACTTTCTGCGCGATACGCACGTACCGCCGGTCGACCTTCTGCGCCGGCACGGCGTGCCGATAGCCGTGGCCACCGATTGCAATCCCGGGACCTCGCCATTCGCGTCGCTGCTGCTCATGTTGAATATGGCGTGCACCCTGTTCCGGCTGACGCCGGCAGAGGCCCTGAATGGCGTGACCCATGCCGCCGCGCGCGCGCTCGGCATCCACGATCAGGCCGGCTCGATTACGGTCGGCAAACGGGCCGATCTGGCTTTCTGGAATGTCGCCGAACTGGCCGAACTCTGCTACAGCTATGGAACGCATCGGCCCACGCGGGTGCTGCGCCATGGCGTGGAACGGGGCATGGCGCCAGGGGCCGCGGCGGCTCCGGCGTAGCGGTTCAGGCATCGCCCGCTCGTGGCGTACAGTCCGGGCGTCATGCCCGAGCTCCTCTCCCGTCGCGACATTGGAGCAACGTCCGGGCTTGTTCGGACAGCGTCAGGCAACGTCGGGCCATGGCCGCGGACCCGTGCGGGGGTATAGTACGGGGCCGCCGAGCGGGGCCGGCATGAACATCATGCCCTGCCGGATGCAGCAGCCCCGCCATATGCCTCACGCCATGGACAGTCCAGAAGCACCACCGTCCCGTCCTTCGACAGCGCCCACCCACGCCGACTCCCCTTACTGGCGGCGCAACCTCGCCATCTGCGTGTTCGGTTCGTTCACCACCATCGTGGGCATGACGCTGCTGCTGCCTTTCCTGCCGCTGTATGTCGAGCAGCTGGGGGTGACGGACCACGCGGCCATCGTGCAATGGTCCGGCGTGGCGTTCGGCGCCACCTTCTTCAGCGCGGCCCTGACCGCGCCGCTGTGGGGCCGCCTGGCCGATCGCTATGGGCGCAAACTGATGCTGATACGCGCCAGTCTGGGCATGTCCATCGCCATGTCGCTGATCGGCATGGCCGACAATGTCTGGCAACTGGTGGGCCTGCGCCTGCTGGCCGGCTTGCTGGGTGGCTATGCCTCCGGCTCCATGGTGTTGGTGGCGACCCAGACACCCAGGCACCGCACCGGCTGGGCCTTGGGCGTGCTGTCTTCCGGCATCATGGCGGGCAATCTGGCCGGCCCGCTGATCGGCGGCGCGCTGCCGCCCCTGATCGGCATCCGCGCGACCTTCTGGGCTTCGGGCGCGCTGATTTTCGTGGCGTTCCTGGTGACGGCATTCCTGATCAAGGAAGAGCGCCGGGTACGGCCCAAGGCCGCGGACAAGCCCAAGGTCGGCTGGTCGGCCGTGCCGGACAAGGGACCGCTGATGGCCATGCTGCTGACCGGTGCGCTCCTGATGCTGGCCAACATGTCCATCGAACCGATCATCACCGTGTACGTCGCCCAGTTCGCCGAGCCGGCCAATGTGACCATGGTTTCGGGGCTGGTCATGTCGGCCGCCGCGCTGGGCAGCATTCTGTCGGCGTCCCGCCTGGGACGGCTGGCCGACCGGATTGGCCACTGGAACGTCATCATCGGCTGCCTGGCGGTATCGGCCGTGCTATTGATTCCGCAGGCCTTCGTCACGCAAAGCTGGCAACTGGTGGCCTTGCGCTTCCTGATGGGGCTGGCGCTGGGCGGGCTGCTGCCTTGCATCGCCAGCGTGATCCGCCACAACGTGCCGGAGAACGTCGCCGGCGGCATGCTGGGCTACTCGACCTCGGCGCAATACGTCGGACAGGTGGTCGGTCCGATAGGCGGTGGATTCGTCGCCGGGCATTTCGGCATGCGGTCGGTGTTCCTCGGCACGTGCGTGCTGATGGCGCTGGGTGCGCTGTACAACCGCGTGGTGCTGGCCAGGCGCAGGCGCTAGGTCCGCGCGGCGGCCAGCTCCGCCCGGCCCGAAGACCCGACGCCAGGCAGCCAGGCCGGGCAGCCAGGTACAGCGAAGGCAATGCCAGCGGAGGCAATTCGGGAAGGCGAATCCACCGAAGCCGGCTCAAGCCAACGGCTTGAGTTCGCCCAGCACGGTGGGGATGAGTTCGGAGACGGTGGGGTGGATAGGCACTGCGCGTTGCAGCGTCGTGTAGGGGGACTTGCTCGCCATGATGTCCAGGATGCCGTGTATGGCTTCGTCGCCGCCCGTGCCGAGGATGGCGGCGCCCAGGATGGCCTTGGTATCCGCATCGACCACGACTTTCATAAAGCCTTCGGTCTCGCCTTTCTCGATGGCGCGGCCCACCCGGGTCATGGGGCGGACTCCGACCAGCGCCGGACGTCCGCTGGCCCGCACCGCGGCTTCGGTCATTCCCACGCGCCCCAACGGCGGGTCGATGTACAGGGCGTACCCCGGCAGGCGGTCGCTGACGCGCCGCGTGTCGCCGTCCAGCAGATTGGCGGCGACGATCTCGAAATCGTTGTAAGCGGTATGCGTGAACGCGCCGCGGCCATTGCAGTCGCCCATGGCCCAGATATTGGGCACATTGGTGCGCAGCGTATCGTCGACGACGATATAGCCGCGTTCGTCGGTATGCACGCCGGCCGCTTGCAGGTCCAGATCGTCCGTATTGGGCTCGCGCCCCACGGCCATCAGCACATGCGATCCCACGACGCGCCGGGCGTCCGGGCCCGGGGAAGTCTGCACCGCGATGCCCTCCGGATCCGGCGCGAACCGGATGCATTCGGCCTGCAGCAGGATACGTATGCCTTCCTTTTCCAGGATTTTGTGGATGGCGTCGGAGATGTCCGGGTCTTCGCGGGCGATCAGGCGCGGGCCTTTCTCGACGATGGTGACCTCGCTGCCGAAGCGACGGTACATCTGCGCGAACTCCAGGCCGATGTAGCTGCCGCCCACCACCACGAGATGGCGGGGCAGGACGTCGAGGTCCAGCAGGGTGGTGTTGGTCAAGAGCGGCACGTCGTGCACCCCCGGCATGTCGGGGATGCGCGCGCGGCCGCCCACGTTGATGAAGATGCGATCCGCGGACAGGGTCAGGCCGTCGACCTGGACGCGGTCCGGGCCGGTGAAGCGCGCATGGCCCTGGTAAACGGTGCAGCCCTCCATTCCGCGCAGCCAGCTTTCCACGTTGCCGCTGGCGCGCAGGACCACCGCATCCTTGCGCGCCTTCAGGCGGGCCACGTCCACCCCCACGTTGCCGTCCAGGGCCACGCCGAAATCCGCGGCGCGGCGGGCCAGGTGCGCCGCGTAGGCGCTGGCGACCAGCGTCTTCGTCGGCATGCAGCCCGTGTTCACGCAGGTGCCGCCGAACCGTTTGCGTTCGATCAGGGCGACACGCAGGCCGGCCTGTGTCAGCCGACCGGCCAGCGGCGGTCCGGCTTGCCCCGCGCCGATGATGATGGCGTCGAAATGCGCGCCTTGCGCGCCGCGCGCGGGGGACGCTGCGCCGGCCGGCACGCCACGGGTGTTGCCGTCTGTGGCCTCGTTATCCATAGGGAGTCTCCCGTTGCGGCGACGCGCATCGCCATCGGCTATTGATCGCGCTGGGGCCTGTCGGCCGGTCCGGCGCACGGATGTCCAGCCACGAGGGCTGCAGCGTAACGCAACTGTAAACGCTGTCGGCAGATTCGCGAAGCCCTCGCCGTTCATGGAACGACGGCGGCAAGCGCGGGCCGGCATCGCCACATGCGCGCATCTTTCAATGGCGAAAGCTATGTAAATTCCGGGCCGCGCCGCGTAAACATCGTTGAGTTGCGCGCCGTCATGTCGCAGGATGCCGCTGGGCTTTCAGCGGAAACACGCCGTAGCGGCCACAGAGCCGTCACCCATGACCTGGAGACATGCAACATGCTGGACGATACGAAGGGATTTTCGACCACTCGCCGCGCCATCCTGAAGGGGGCTGCGTCGCTGGCTGGCACGGGACTGCTGGGAGGCCTTGCGCCAGGGCGGGCGTCCGCCGCCGATCCGGTTGTCGAAACGACCCATGGCAAGGTCCGCGGCGTGGTGAATGAACGCGTACACGTGTTCAAGGGCGTGCGATACGGGGATACCACTGCAGGGGCCAACCGCTTCATGCCGCCCAGGCCGCCAGCAAAGTGGGCCGGCATCGTCGACGCGCAGGCGTGGGGCGCCTCCGCCCCGCAAGTCACCGCCAAGCCGGATCCCTTCAACGACTGGTATACCGCCACCCAGCCGCTCAGCGAGGATTGCCTGTTCCTGAACGTCTTCACCCCCGGCGTCCTCGGCAACGGCCGGCGTCCGGTCATGGTGTGGCTGCATGGCGGCGCCTGGACCAATTGCGCGGGCACGGCCCCCGGGTTCGACGGCACCGGCCTGGCGCGGGATGGCGGCGTCGTCGTGGTGACGGTCAACCATCGGTTGAACGTGTTCGGCTACGTCAGGCTCGATGACCCGGACGAGCGCTTCGCGGACGCGGGCAATACCGGCGTGCAGGACATGATCGCCGCCCTGCAGTGGGTCCGCGACAATGTGGCGCAGTTCGGCGGCGATCCCGGCAACGTGACGATATTCGGTCAATCGGGCGGCGCCGCGAAGGTGGTGGCCTTGATGGGAACGCCCAAGGCCAGCGGTCTGTTCCACAAGGCCATCGTGCAAAGCTGCTCCGGCGGCCGCCAGATCGACGGGCAGGAGGAAGCCGCGGTCCAGGCACGCGAGCTGGCCACGGTGCTGGGCTTGCCGAGGCTGACGGGCGCCGCCTTGCAGAACATCTCCATGGACGATCTGATCAAGGCCACCCGGGGCATCGCCGACCCGTTCCGGCCCGTGATCGACGGACGCACGTTCACCGCCGACCCGTTCTATCCCGCCGCACCGGCCATCTCGGCGCATATCCCGCTGTTGATCGGCAATGCCAATACCGAGATGACCTATTACCTGCAGGTCGACCCGCGTAATTTCGCGCTCGGGATGCCCGATGTGAAGCGCCGCATGGGACGCTTCCTGAAGCTGGACGCGGCACGGGTCGACCGATTGGTCGACGCGTACCGCGCCAGTTATCCCCGCTATACGCCGAGCGAACTGCTGACGACGATGTCGACCGACTATATCTTCAAGCGCAATACGCTCAAGGTCGCTTCCCTGCAGGCCGCGCACGCCGCCGCGCCGGTATACGCCTATGTGTTCGCGCGCGAAACGCCGATACGGGGCGGCGTCATCCATGCGCCGCATACCGAGGAAGTACCCTTCATTTTCGGTACCACGAGGGCGGCCGCCGCCATGTTGGGAACCGGCGGCGACATCGAACCGGTCAGGCGCATGATGACGGCGACGTGGACGGCGTTCGCCCGGCATGGCAACCCGAACAACTCCACGTTGCCGCAATGGACGCGGTTCCAGGATCCGGAGCGGCAGACCATGGTGCTGCAACGCCAGAGCCGCCTGGAGAAGGATCCCGGCGGACCGGCGCGGGCGGCGCTCGAGACGCTTCCGTACTACGAGTACAGCATGGAGCGCGGGAACGTGGTGAAGGGATAATGCGTGGCGGGGTAGCGGCGTGCCGACGCGCCCTCAGGCCGCGAACAGCGCGTGCTCGCCGCTGAAAACCTGGACCAGGTAGTCGACGACGGTCCTGACGGGCAAGTTCTTCCGGTCCTGCGGCCGGGTCAGCAGCCACATCTCGCGGGCCGGCGGCGCCGCGTCCAGTCGGCAAGGCCGCAGGGCCGCTTCCCTGCGGCCGATGTAGTGCGGCAAAAGCGCCAGTCCGACCCCCGACCGCGCCGCCGTCGCCTGTGCGACCTGGTTATTGGCCCGGAACGCGACACGGGCCTGCGGATACTGCCGCGCCAGCCATACCGCTTCGGGTACATAGGCATTCATCTCATCGAACGCAATGAGGACCGGCGGCGCGCCGTCTTCGATGGGCTGGCAGACCTCGGGCGTTCCGTAGAAGCCGTAGGCCATCAGGCCCAGCGGTTTGGCGATCACGTCTCCATCGGCCGGGCGTCCGAGGCGGATGGCGATGTCGGTCACGTGCCGTTCGAGGCTGACCGCGCGCACGTCCGATGCCAGGTCGATGTCCAGCCCCGGATGCTGACGGGGCAATTCCGCCAGTTTGTCGATGATGAAGCCCTGCGTCAGGGCGGGCGGGGCATTGACGCGAACCAGCCCCCTGGGTGAACCGTCGGACCCGCCCCGGCGCAGCGCCTGGACGGCCGTTTCCATTTCGCTGGCCGCGCCCAGCGTGCGGGTGCCCGCCGGCGTCAATACGTAGCCTTCCGGCCGCCGCTCGACCAGCTTTTCCCCCAGCGTCGCCTCCAGCGAGGCAATGCGCCGCGCGATCGTCGCATGGTTCACCGAAAGGGCCCGGGCCGCCGCAGACAGGCTGCCGTAACGGCCCAGCGCCAGGAAGACGCGGATGTCCTGCCAGTCCGGTTCTGTGCGTTTTTTCTCAGTCATTGAGAAAGGATAGCGACTTTCGCACAGCCCGTCACCGGCATACCTTACGTCGCAGGCCAACGCCACTTCTCTCACACATCTCGATCGAAAGGAAACACATCATGCGCAATCAACCAAAAGTCGCCATCGTCACCGGTGCCTCGCAGGGTCTGGGCGCCGGTATCGTGCAGGGCTTCCGCGATAACGGCTACGTGGTCGTCGCCAATTCGCGCAATATCGCACCGGGTGCGGACGCCGGTATCGTGGCGGTCCCGGGTGACATCGGCGACCGCGACGTCGCACGCCAGGTGGTGGCCGCGGCCATCGAACGCTACGGCCGGATCGACACGCTCATCAACAACGCCGGCGTCTACATCGGCAAGCCGTTCCCCGACTACACGGCCGAGGACTTCGAACAGGTGATGCACGTGAATGTCGCGGGGTTTTTCCACATCACGCAGTTCGCCCTGGCGCAGATGCTCAAGCAAAACCATGGCCATATCGTGCAGATCACGACCGCCTTGGTAAACCAGGCCATCGCGGGCATGCCGTCGGGCCTGGCCACGCTGACCAAGGGAGGGCTGGATTCGGTCACGCGCGGGTTGGCGATCGAGTACGCCCAGAGCGGTATCCGCGTGAACGCGGTCGCGCCCGGCATTATCAAGACACCCATGCACAAGGAGGAAACGCATGCCGTCCTGGACACGCTGCACCCCATGGGCCGGATGGGGGAAATCGCCGATATCGTCGATGCGGTGCTTTACCTGGAGCGCGCCAGTTTCGTGACCGGCGAGACCCTCAACGTCGACGGCGGCCAGCATGCCGGCCGCTGGTAATCCACCAAGGAGAGAACCATGCCATACGTCAATATCAAAGTGACACGGGAAGGGACCGCGCCGGGCGCCACGGCAACGACAGCGGAACAAAAGCGGGCGCTTATCAAAGGGGTGAGC
Coding sequences within it:
- a CDS encoding SDR family NAD(P)-dependent oxidoreductase, which encodes MRNQPKVAIVTGASQGLGAGIVQGFRDNGYVVVANSRNIAPGADAGIVAVPGDIGDRDVARQVVAAAIERYGRIDTLINNAGVYIGKPFPDYTAEDFEQVMHVNVAGFFHITQFALAQMLKQNHGHIVQITTALVNQAIAGMPSGLATLTKGGLDSVTRGLAIEYAQSGIRVNAVAPGIIKTPMHKEETHAVLDTLHPMGRMGEIADIVDAVLYLERASFVTGETLNVDGGQHAGRW